Proteins encoded together in one Corallococcus silvisoli window:
- the ftsH gene encoding ATP-dependent zinc metalloprotease FtsH yields MRSTYKTIGLWVILIVLFVAFYNFFSQGNEQVQEPTFTQLLTKVEEKKVRAVSVKGNTYSGTFSDSNDKFRTTGPAPDVAVLNQLRASGVDVKYEREEQNSLWLTILGQWMPVVFLFLFFIFFMRQLQGGSGKAMTFGKSKAKLLSESHNKVTFADVAGVDECKEELEEIVAFLKDPKKFTKLGGRIPKGVLMMGPPGTGKTLLARAVAGEAGVPFFSISGSDFVEMFVGVGASRVRDLFEQGKKNAPCIIFIDEIDAVGRHRGAGLGGGHDEREQTLNQLLVEMDGFESNDGVILIAATNRPDVLDPALQRPGRFDRRIIVPRPDLKGRLGVLKVHTRRVPLAPEVELEVIARGTPGMTGADLENLVNESALMAARQNKERVDLADFEQAKDKVFMGPERRSMIMTDKEKRNTAVHEAGHALLAKLLPGCDPLHKVTIIPRGQALGVTWSLPTEDKVNGYRKQILDQITMAMGGRIAEELMFNEMSSGAANDIERATETARAMVCRWGMSEKMGPLAFGKSDGEVFLGRDFNASKDYSEDTARQIDAEVRSIVVGCYTHGKQLLTDKLDVLQRVSDALVEYETLDAEDVNIILQGGQLTRERPAPRISSTPKPTEKKDKRKILDALEGLPNMEPKKA; encoded by the coding sequence GTGCGTTCGACCTACAAGACCATCGGGCTCTGGGTCATCCTGATCGTCCTCTTCGTCGCCTTCTACAATTTCTTCTCGCAAGGCAACGAGCAGGTGCAGGAACCGACCTTCACCCAGCTACTGACCAAGGTGGAGGAGAAGAAGGTCCGGGCCGTCTCCGTCAAGGGCAACACCTACTCCGGCACGTTCAGCGATTCGAACGACAAGTTCCGGACGACGGGGCCCGCGCCGGATGTGGCGGTGCTCAACCAGCTCCGCGCCAGCGGCGTGGACGTGAAGTACGAGCGCGAGGAGCAGAACAGCCTCTGGCTGACCATCCTCGGGCAGTGGATGCCGGTCGTCTTCCTGTTCCTGTTCTTCATCTTCTTCATGCGCCAGCTCCAGGGCGGCAGCGGCAAGGCGATGACGTTCGGGAAGTCGAAGGCGAAGCTCCTCAGCGAAAGTCACAACAAGGTCACGTTCGCGGACGTGGCGGGTGTGGACGAGTGCAAGGAGGAGCTGGAGGAGATCGTCGCCTTCCTCAAGGACCCCAAGAAGTTCACCAAGCTGGGCGGCCGCATCCCCAAGGGCGTCCTGATGATGGGGCCTCCGGGCACGGGCAAGACGCTGCTCGCCCGCGCGGTGGCCGGTGAAGCGGGCGTCCCGTTCTTCTCCATCTCCGGCTCGGACTTCGTGGAGATGTTCGTGGGCGTCGGCGCCAGCCGCGTGCGCGACCTGTTCGAGCAGGGCAAGAAGAACGCCCCCTGCATCATCTTCATCGACGAGATCGACGCCGTGGGCCGCCACCGTGGCGCGGGCCTGGGCGGCGGTCACGACGAGCGCGAGCAGACGCTCAACCAGCTGCTGGTGGAGATGGACGGCTTCGAGTCCAACGACGGCGTCATCCTCATCGCCGCCACCAACCGTCCGGACGTGCTGGACCCGGCGCTCCAGCGCCCGGGCCGCTTCGACCGCCGCATCATCGTTCCCCGTCCGGACCTCAAGGGCCGCCTGGGCGTGCTGAAGGTGCACACCCGCCGCGTGCCGTTGGCCCCGGAGGTGGAGCTGGAGGTCATCGCCCGCGGGACGCCCGGCATGACGGGCGCGGACCTGGAGAACCTGGTCAACGAGTCGGCCCTGATGGCCGCGCGCCAGAACAAGGAGCGCGTGGACCTGGCGGACTTCGAGCAGGCGAAGGACAAGGTCTTCATGGGGCCGGAGCGCCGGTCCATGATCATGACCGACAAGGAGAAGCGGAACACGGCCGTCCACGAGGCCGGCCACGCGCTCCTCGCCAAGCTGCTGCCCGGGTGCGACCCCCTGCACAAGGTCACCATCATCCCGCGCGGTCAGGCCCTGGGCGTCACCTGGAGCCTGCCCACCGAGGACAAGGTGAACGGCTACCGCAAGCAGATCCTCGACCAGATCACCATGGCCATGGGTGGCCGCATCGCCGAAGAGCTCATGTTCAACGAGATGAGCAGCGGCGCGGCGAACGACATCGAGCGGGCGACCGAGACGGCGCGCGCCATGGTGTGCCGCTGGGGCATGAGCGAGAAGATGGGCCCGCTGGCGTTCGGCAAGAGCGACGGTGAGGTCTTCCTGGGCCGCGACTTCAACGCGTCCAAGGACTACTCCGAGGACACCGCCCGGCAGATCGACGCGGAGGTCCGCAGCATCGTCGTGGGCTGCTACACGCACGGCAAGCAGCTGCTCACGGACAAGCTGGACGTGCTCCAGCGCGTGTCCGACGCGCTGGTGGAGTACGAGACGCTCGACGCCGAGGACGTGAACATCATCCTCCAGGGTGGCCAGCTCACCCGCGAGCGTCCGGCGCCGCGCATCAGCTCCACGCCGAAGCCGACGGAGAAGAAGGACAAGCGGAAGATCCTCGACGCGCTCGAGGGGCTGCCCAACATGGAGCCGAAGAAGGCCTGA
- the tilS gene encoding tRNA lysidine(34) synthetase TilS, with translation MPRASPELPPLPAALARSYAEHGLASRSVLLAVSGGADSTALLVGTARVRDTLKMRVEVATVHHGLREEAADEVACVTGLAARLGLRCHVRRLALSPGAGVEARAREARYATLEVLRLERGLDAVATGHTLEDQAETLLMRLARGTALRGARGVHARAPTLLRPLLTCSRADVLAFLATEGVGFVSDPMNADPSFFRTRVRQDVLPALHRAAGFSTVAHLATFARLAAEDEALLASWADASWERLALPGGGLDAVGLRALEPPLLRRVLARLLGGAGVRVDHATLERCGEAVRGGGVATLSGGFLLRATGGRVRCVPPGARAAPEALELSGPGAEGTFGAWRFQVAEGSAPPGVLALGLDGETAWPLTVRSRKPGDRIRTRSGHRKVQDVLVDARVPTEAREGQPVVVDARGEPLWLPGVPPRFAGPGLESRPDAVASRQTLWAVPLAASEPKTPPL, from the coding sequence ATGCCCCGCGCGTCCCCTGAACTTCCCCCGCTGCCCGCCGCGCTCGCCCGCTCCTATGCGGAGCACGGCCTCGCCTCGCGCTCGGTGCTGCTGGCCGTCTCCGGAGGCGCGGACTCCACCGCGCTCCTCGTGGGCACCGCCCGCGTCCGCGACACCCTGAAGATGCGCGTGGAGGTGGCGACGGTGCACCATGGCCTCCGGGAGGAGGCCGCGGACGAGGTGGCGTGCGTCACCGGACTGGCCGCACGCCTGGGCCTGCGCTGCCATGTCCGCAGGCTCGCGCTGTCGCCCGGGGCGGGCGTGGAGGCCCGCGCCCGCGAGGCACGCTACGCGACCCTGGAGGTCCTGCGCCTGGAGCGCGGGCTGGACGCGGTGGCGACCGGCCACACGCTCGAGGACCAGGCGGAGACGCTGCTGATGCGCCTGGCCCGAGGGACAGCCCTCCGGGGCGCCCGGGGCGTCCACGCTCGCGCGCCCACGCTCCTCCGGCCGCTGCTGACGTGCTCGCGCGCGGACGTGCTCGCCTTCCTGGCCACCGAGGGGGTCGGGTTCGTGAGCGATCCAATGAACGCGGACCCGTCCTTCTTCCGCACCCGCGTGCGCCAGGACGTGCTGCCCGCGCTCCACCGGGCCGCGGGCTTCAGCACCGTGGCGCACCTGGCCACCTTCGCGCGCCTCGCCGCCGAGGACGAGGCGCTCCTCGCCAGCTGGGCGGACGCGTCCTGGGAGCGGCTGGCGCTGCCAGGGGGCGGGCTGGACGCCGTGGGGCTGCGCGCCCTGGAGCCGCCGCTGCTTCGCCGCGTGCTCGCCCGGCTGCTGGGAGGAGCGGGCGTGCGGGTGGACCACGCCACGCTGGAGCGCTGTGGTGAGGCGGTGCGCGGAGGGGGTGTCGCGACGCTGAGCGGCGGCTTCCTGCTCAGGGCCACCGGTGGGCGGGTGCGCTGCGTGCCGCCCGGGGCGCGAGCGGCTCCTGAGGCGCTGGAGCTCTCCGGGCCGGGCGCGGAGGGGACCTTCGGCGCCTGGCGCTTCCAGGTGGCGGAAGGTTCCGCGCCCCCGGGTGTGTTGGCCCTGGGATTGGATGGGGAAACGGCCTGGCCGCTCACGGTGCGCTCCCGGAAGCCGGGGGACCGCATCCGGACGCGCTCGGGGCACCGCAAGGTGCAGGACGTGCTGGTGGACGCCCGCGTCCCCACGGAGGCACGGGAGGGGCAACCGGTGGTGGTGGATGCGCGCGGGGAGCCGCTGTGGCTTCCGGGCGTTCCGCCGCGCTTCGCCGGACCGGGGCTGGAGTCACGTCCAGACGCGGTGGCTTCCCGACAGACGCTGTGGGCCGTCCCTCTGGCCGCAAGCGAACCGAAGACCCCTCCGTTATAG